One Candidatus Binatia bacterium DNA segment encodes these proteins:
- the hslV gene encoding ATP-dependent protease subunit HslV, which yields MVPHATTILAVRQGDSTCIAGDGQVSLGETIMKHGARKVRTLYDGRILAGFAGASADAFTLFERFEQKLEEHRGQLRRAAVELAKDWRSDRALRRLEAMLIVADAEDTLLVSGTGDVIEPDPLPGGASAIATGSGGVYALAAARALLQHSSLDARAAAEAAMTIASEICVYTNNQLIFEELKREPS from the coding sequence ATCGTACCGCATGCCACCACAATTCTGGCCGTCCGTCAGGGCGACTCCACCTGCATCGCGGGTGATGGCCAGGTGAGCCTTGGGGAAACTATCATGAAGCACGGTGCTCGGAAGGTCCGGACTCTGTATGACGGCCGGATTCTCGCGGGGTTTGCGGGGGCGTCCGCTGACGCGTTCACCCTCTTCGAGCGTTTCGAACAAAAGCTCGAAGAACACCGCGGCCAACTGCGGCGCGCCGCCGTCGAACTCGCCAAGGATTGGCGTTCCGATCGCGCCTTGCGAAGGCTCGAAGCCATGCTCATCGTCGCCGACGCCGAAGATACACTCCTCGTTTCCGGGACAGGCGACGTGATCGAACCCGACCCGTTGCCCGGCGGCGCATCGGCGATCGCTACCGGAAGCGGCGGGGTTTATGCGCTCGCCGCGGCAAGAGCCCTGCTTCAGCATAGCTCGCTTGATGCACGAGCAGCGGCAGAGGCTGCGATGACGATCGCGTCCGAAATCTGCGTCTACACCAACAATCAACTCATCTTCGAAGAGCTGAAAAGAGAACCCTCATGA
- a CDS encoding tyrosine-type recombinase/integrase: MDVEKEEDESISAFLLHLSAERRSSDHTIRAYRTEISRLQRDLGHASNNPWDTIETDDLRRFLADRAERVGRRSIGRTVSVLKSFFAYLRRMGRIEKNPAEPLKVPKYPKALPRALPEATLGAAFGPQLSGDGLRDLRNLALLEVLYGSGLRASESVALDWRDLDPRRGTLHIRSGKGGKDRIVPTTRAAVETLQSLRAAQGVSGSTLGGTAIFRNLRGSRLHVRSVGRIVANFLDQAGLPHVTPHALRHSCATHLLDSGADLRSIQDLLGHASLETTQKYTHVSLGKLRAVYDDCHPRAR, translated from the coding sequence GTGGACGTCGAGAAGGAAGAGGATGAGAGCATCAGTGCTTTTCTCCTTCATTTAAGTGCCGAACGACGCAGCTCGGACCATACGATCCGCGCCTATCGAACCGAAATCTCCCGGCTGCAGCGAGACCTCGGGCACGCGAGCAATAACCCCTGGGATACCATCGAGACGGATGATTTGAGACGCTTCCTCGCTGATCGGGCCGAGCGGGTCGGCCGGCGCAGTATCGGGCGTACCGTAAGCGTGCTGAAGAGTTTCTTCGCCTATCTTCGCCGCATGGGGAGAATCGAGAAAAACCCGGCCGAACCCCTCAAGGTACCGAAATATCCGAAAGCCTTGCCACGCGCCCTGCCCGAAGCAACGCTCGGGGCCGCATTCGGGCCCCAACTCTCGGGAGACGGCTTGCGCGATCTTCGGAATCTGGCGCTGCTCGAAGTCCTTTATGGCAGCGGGCTCCGGGCCAGCGAGAGCGTCGCCCTGGACTGGCGCGATCTCGACCCTCGCCGTGGAACCCTGCATATTCGCAGCGGCAAGGGCGGCAAGGACCGGATCGTCCCGACCACGCGTGCCGCGGTCGAGACCCTGCAGTCGCTCCGCGCTGCTCAGGGTGTATCCGGCTCCACTCTCGGAGGCACCGCCATCTTTCGAAATCTTCGGGGATCCCGCCTGCACGTGCGCAGCGTGGGCCGCATTGTCGCCAATTTTCTGGATCAGGCAGGCCTTCCCCATGTCACACCTCATGCCCTGCGACATAGTTGCGCCACCCACCTGCTCGATTCCGGCGCCGACCTCCGGTCGATTCAGGACCTTCTAGGTCACGCTAGCCTGGAAACCACCCAGAAATATACCCATGTCAGCCTCGGAAAGTTGCGGGCCGTCTACGACGATTGTCATCCAAGAGCACGATAA